A window of the Henckelia pumila isolate YLH828 chromosome 3, ASM3356847v2, whole genome shotgun sequence genome harbors these coding sequences:
- the LOC140890431 gene encoding probable serine/threonine-protein kinase PBL6: MNPLSPVSYNLLSKWTDYFSESKYIGRFQGGKFYRMVFEWPTTEHYVAKIWETPEAHACFSRKNLLKLADEIILLRHERMLRHPGMVRMYRFCIDGEHVGAMYELQASDSVHNLIPKDSFTWLQRIKVALGIASLLKFLHTRYSQYSPIIIHNLDAAHILLDENGYPRLCDFGMITGGIFSNRTVGKNDQVHGCYGYIDPSAEEKGDWSDKQDVFAYGVILLGLITKRIHTEEDRQAHLPSVHEWARREHEASQSDSDMKAFKRSLVHESLTNDPDFDSDDGVEITAMAMKCMHVCALDRPSMKQVLMSLFTLPVVKKHAPFLGANKPLHHLKTGS; encoded by the exons ATGAATCCACTCAGCCCAGTTTCTTACAATTTGTTGAGTAAGTGGACTGATTACTTCAGCGAGAGCAAATACATCGGCCGTTTCCAGGGTGGCAAGTTTTATCGTATGGTATTTGAGTGGCCTACTACAGAACATTATGTGGCGAAAATATGGGAAACTCCAGAAGCACATGCTTGTTTTTCTCGAAAAAATTTACTAAAGTTAGCG GATGAAATCATTTTGTTGCGCCATGAAAGGATGCTTCGTCATCCGGGCATGGTAAGAATGTATAGATTCTGTATTGATGGTGAACATGTTGGTGCAATGTATGAGCTCCAGGCTTCTGACTCTGTGCATAACCTCATTCCAAAag ATTCTTTTACCTGGCTGCAAAGGATCAAGGTTGCCCTTGGAATTGCTAGCCTCCTCAAATTTTTGCATACCAGATATTCACAGTATTCACCTATCATAATTCACAATCTCGATGCTGCTCATATATTGCTTGATGAG AATGGTTATCCGCGTTTATGTGATTTTGGCATGATCACTGGTGGAATTTTTTCTAATAGGACGGTTGGTAAAAATGATCAAGTCCATGGATGTTATGGTTACATTGACCCCTCTGCTGAGGAGAAAG GTGATTGGTCGGATAAACAAGACGTCTTTGCCTATGGGGTTATACTGCTAGGTTTGATAACCAAGAGAATTCACACGGAGGAAGACCGGCAAGCCCATTTACCTTCTGTTCATGAATGGGCACGGAGAGAGCATGAAGCCAGTCAATCAGATAGTGACATGAAAGCATTCAAGCGTTCACTTGTCCATGAAAGTTTGACAAATGATCCTGATTTTGATTCCGATGACGGGGTGGAGATCACGGCCATGGCAATGAAATGCATGCATGTATGCGCTTTGGATCGCCCATCCATGAAGCAAGTTTTGATGTCTCTGTTCACACTTCCGGTTGTCAAGAAGCATGCTCCTTTTCTAGGAGCGAACAAACCGCTCCACCATTTGAAAACTGGTTCTTGA